One window of Terriglobus roseus genomic DNA carries:
- a CDS encoding DUF6908 domain-containing protein: MFHDLQKQKTEATMLFLTHLTTLEPALLNRTGTAVKIVNEPYMALTVENIGLGPRGLPALSICHYGEQNGDLMRDPEMCFELEIEGDRLKEAHPYYFRNDYAGFEQNAIDEDTKIICARMIREQRAFSETWSRNLIEQGFLRAHQATKSA; this comes from the coding sequence GTGTTCCACGACCTGCAAAAGCAAAAAACGGAGGCAACAATGCTTTTTCTTACGCACCTAACCACGCTCGAACCCGCGCTACTCAATCGCACCGGAACCGCCGTCAAGATTGTCAATGAGCCTTACATGGCTTTGACTGTCGAGAATATCGGGCTAGGGCCTCGCGGCCTCCCCGCCCTCTCCATCTGTCACTACGGCGAGCAGAATGGCGACCTGATGCGTGACCCCGAAATGTGCTTCGAGCTTGAGATCGAAGGCGACCGCCTCAAAGAGGCACATCCCTACTACTTCCGAAATGACTACGCCGGATTTGAGCAGAATGCCATTGATGAAGACACCAAAATCATCTGCGCGAGGATGATCCGAGAGCAACGCGCATTCTCCGAGACCTGGAGCCGGAACCTCATCGAGCAAGGTTTCTTACGGGCGCACCAAGCGACAAAATCCGCCTGA
- the trfA gene encoding plasmid replication initiator TrfA has protein sequence MIVKKVPSQLPIWPDAVRGGPNVLLRSAFFAGIQSSKRKTLGEQRSPDTEPEGVVIAAQDGQSIKYAGTQLNQYDADVFFEVLHRSRRHPLGNEAMFSGADFLNSIGRSRNNLNYDDLDNSLRRLKRGTVDVSWNINGHRYVFTGSLIDSYTRELDSKLYRISLSPQIKQLFAPASWSVIEWDERMRLKGKPLAQWLHSYFTTHARPYPVTVSFLKDKTGSPTKLLKHFRVELRNALTTIQDAIGWTFEIEDDLVKITRPPTDAQARHLSRVDTRRKAIEDMKKRDKERTILPVRATTNVTERKPEMSSAKDVLGSLFDSRSRKR, from the coding sequence ATGATCGTTAAGAAGGTACCTTCGCAACTTCCCATTTGGCCCGACGCCGTCCGTGGCGGCCCAAATGTGTTGTTGCGCTCAGCCTTTTTCGCCGGGATTCAAAGTTCAAAGCGCAAAACATTGGGCGAACAACGGAGCCCGGATACTGAGCCCGAGGGCGTTGTGATCGCAGCCCAAGACGGCCAGAGCATCAAGTACGCAGGCACTCAGCTCAACCAGTACGACGCTGATGTTTTCTTCGAAGTGTTGCACCGTTCTCGTCGTCACCCCTTGGGTAACGAGGCAATGTTTAGCGGAGCCGACTTTCTAAACAGCATCGGCAGGAGCCGTAACAACCTCAACTATGACGACCTGGACAACTCGCTCCGTCGGCTCAAGAGAGGAACGGTCGATGTCTCTTGGAACATCAACGGCCATCGCTACGTCTTCACCGGCAGCCTAATCGACTCTTACACGCGCGAACTCGACAGCAAGCTCTATCGGATCTCGCTGTCACCCCAGATAAAACAGCTCTTTGCGCCCGCGAGCTGGTCGGTGATCGAGTGGGATGAGCGCATGAGGTTGAAAGGGAAGCCGCTGGCGCAATGGCTCCATAGCTATTTCACTACCCACGCCCGCCCATATCCCGTTACCGTGTCCTTTCTGAAGGACAAGACCGGCAGCCCCACGAAGTTGCTGAAGCACTTTCGGGTTGAACTGCGTAACGCTCTGACCACTATCCAGGACGCTATCGGGTGGACCTTTGAGATCGAGGATGACCTCGTCAAAATAACGAGACCGCCAACAGACGCCCAGGCGCGACATCTCTCTCGCGTGGACACTCGCCGCAAGGCGATCGAGGACATGAAGAAACGGGACAAGGAGCGCACGATTCTCCCAGTGCGTGCAACAACAAACGTGACGGAACGCAAGCCGGAGATGAGTTCGGCTAAGGACGTTCTGGGGTCGCTGTTTGATTCAAGGTCGCGGAAGCGCTAA
- a CDS encoding TrbC/VirB2 family protein, with amino-acid sequence MNNALHSRFARLRSLTVTRQQVKQQAALAARTAAPLFIALTISNIAHAQGGSIDMSGATNVMNTFKTFAEYAGAVICLGSLIFAGIRMMGGRFQEAIPALFGALFGAGVLGWGAGWISSLTGQSVTQ; translated from the coding sequence GTGAACAACGCCCTTCACTCTCGCTTCGCCCGTCTTCGCAGCCTCACCGTCACCCGCCAGCAGGTAAAGCAACAGGCCGCACTTGCCGCACGCACCGCAGCCCCTCTCTTCATTGCTCTGACGATTTCCAACATCGCTCACGCTCAGGGCGGAAGTATCGACATGAGCGGAGCGACCAACGTGATGAACACCTTCAAAACATTCGCTGAATACGCAGGAGCCGTGATCTGTCTCGGCAGCCTCATTTTCGCGGGCATTCGCATGATGGGCGGCCGCTTCCAGGAAGCTATTCCGGCCCTCTTCGGTGCTCTCTTTGGTGCCGGTGTGCTCGGCTGGGGCGCCGGTTGGATTTCTTCTCTCACCGGCCAGTCGGTCACGCAGTAG
- a CDS encoding VirB3 family type IV secretion system protein, protein MRKRGTPQPINGALNRSRTKLGLELGTWMVIVFVSITVFLVGFRMLALASFPLLVTAAWLVVRKHPKMFQLWGHSLQQKSYYDPRKF, encoded by the coding sequence ATGCGCAAGCGAGGAACACCGCAACCCATCAACGGAGCATTAAACCGGTCCAGAACCAAGCTTGGCTTGGAACTCGGAACGTGGATGGTGATCGTCTTTGTGTCGATCACGGTGTTCCTCGTCGGCTTTCGCATGTTGGCCCTGGCGAGCTTTCCGCTTTTAGTCACAGCGGCATGGCTCGTTGTCCGCAAACACCCCAAGATGTTCCAGCTTTGGGGGCACAGCCTCCAGCAGAAGAGCTACTATGACCCGCGCAAGTTCTGA
- a CDS encoding ParB/RepB/Spo0J family partition protein, with amino-acid sequence MNTATISQTDYQTLPIASLFESATNPRRTFDPAKLQELAGSIRTHGLIQPITVRPKAERFEIVAGARRYRAAQIADLADVPARIIDLSDAQTLEVQIIENSQREDVHPYEEASGYKRLLEVPGYDVAALASKCSKSQSHIYARLTLLSLIPEIAEAFQQDEITASHANLLARLSSDQQSEAFPNAFRKDYRDDERHLLPAKHLSAWIQENLFLGLSSAPFPADDADLLPEAGCCLTCPSRTGFNTALFADVKDDNCTNAICFRSKIAAHIERAKSQNAALVQISTGWRPEKDRPTGELAPFEYTVIAGEEAEEGDVPPHTCPNAAVAIVTYGSGLGQQYTVCTDKNCSVHHPRRRADTGDSEEDSDFEERMQQAQLEREKLQKQKEQREKRFRSLILRFPSVGSEAQTRLILTALVRGDLDDAMERIALRFEDGSPDGDKGSDDVCADAVSSCPSSSLFGFLAELALGSWLGLPRPGEPDYLLEAEKLFPKTARPTREGKKTTPRKSLKTTTNRKA; translated from the coding sequence ATGAACACCGCGACGATTTCACAGACAGACTACCAGACCCTTCCGATTGCTAGCCTCTTCGAATCAGCCACAAATCCTCGCCGCACGTTCGATCCGGCCAAGCTGCAGGAGCTTGCAGGAAGCATCCGCACCCACGGCCTCATTCAGCCCATCACCGTTCGCCCGAAAGCAGAACGCTTCGAAATCGTCGCCGGTGCTAGGCGTTATCGTGCAGCGCAGATCGCAGACCTGGCTGATGTCCCGGCCAGAATCATCGACCTGAGCGACGCCCAGACCCTTGAAGTTCAGATCATCGAGAACAGCCAGCGTGAAGACGTTCATCCCTACGAAGAGGCCAGCGGGTATAAGCGGCTCCTAGAGGTGCCCGGATACGATGTAGCCGCTCTCGCGTCGAAGTGCAGCAAGAGCCAGAGCCATATCTATGCGCGGCTCACGTTGCTATCACTCATTCCCGAGATTGCCGAGGCATTTCAGCAGGACGAGATTACGGCTAGCCATGCGAACCTTCTCGCCCGCCTGTCCTCTGACCAACAATCCGAAGCCTTCCCTAATGCGTTCCGCAAAGACTACCGTGATGACGAACGCCACTTGCTCCCGGCAAAACACCTTTCGGCATGGATTCAGGAGAACCTGTTTCTCGGCCTATCGTCAGCTCCCTTCCCTGCCGACGACGCTGACCTGCTCCCCGAAGCAGGATGCTGCCTAACCTGCCCAAGCAGGACCGGTTTCAACACCGCCCTCTTCGCGGACGTAAAGGATGACAACTGCACGAACGCCATCTGTTTCCGTTCCAAGATCGCGGCCCATATTGAGCGAGCGAAGTCACAAAATGCAGCATTAGTGCAGATCAGCACCGGATGGCGACCCGAGAAAGACCGCCCGACTGGGGAACTTGCCCCTTTCGAGTACACCGTTATCGCTGGCGAAGAGGCTGAGGAGGGTGACGTTCCACCGCATACCTGCCCAAATGCAGCAGTTGCAATCGTCACCTATGGTTCAGGCCTCGGACAGCAATACACCGTCTGCACAGACAAGAATTGTTCGGTTCATCATCCGCGCCGCCGCGCCGACACAGGCGATAGCGAGGAGGATTCGGACTTCGAAGAGCGGATGCAACAGGCCCAGCTTGAACGCGAAAAGCTACAAAAGCAAAAGGAGCAAAGGGAAAAACGATTCAGGTCGCTCATCCTTCGGTTCCCTTCTGTAGGTTCTGAAGCTCAAACGCGGCTCATCCTCACGGCTCTTGTGCGCGGTGATCTTGATGACGCTATGGAACGAATTGCCTTGCGATTCGAAGACGGCTCACCAGACGGAGATAAAGGTAGTGATGATGTATGCGCCGATGCAGTTTCTTCGTGCCCTTCCTCCAGCTTATTCGGTTTTCTGGCTGAACTGGCCCTTGGAAGCTGGCTGGGACTTCCCCGTCCCGGGGAGCCTGACTATCTGTTGGAAGCCGAGAAGTTGTTTCCTAAAACCGCTCGCCCTACTCGCGAAGGCAAGAAGACCACTCCACGAAAGTCTTTGAAAACAACGACGAATCGCAAGGCATAG
- a CDS encoding ParA family protein: MRERNVMHVAIASFKGGVGKTTTAIHIAAYLQTLAPTLLLDGDATRNATEWSERGPGLPYRVADVRSAMKLAKQFEHSVIDTGQRPSDADLKALAEGCDLLIIPAVPATMDSDGLRLTISALQTLGAENYRVLITKMPPPPEPEGNNLRAALERANVPVFSVGIPRLKAFERAAAGGLLVSQVDDPRAKRAWEAYLTTGKEALKYANRH; this comes from the coding sequence ATGAGGGAACGAAACGTCATGCATGTAGCCATCGCCAGCTTCAAGGGGGGAGTAGGCAAGACCACGACGGCAATTCATATTGCCGCCTACCTCCAAACACTCGCGCCGACGCTTCTACTTGATGGAGACGCTACCCGCAACGCGACGGAATGGTCAGAACGTGGCCCAGGACTTCCGTATCGAGTTGCTGATGTGCGCTCGGCTATGAAACTAGCCAAGCAGTTCGAACATAGTGTGATCGACACAGGCCAGCGTCCAAGCGATGCGGACCTCAAGGCTTTGGCTGAAGGATGCGACCTGCTTATCATCCCCGCAGTCCCGGCCACAATGGACAGTGACGGTCTACGGCTGACTATCTCTGCACTTCAGACACTCGGAGCAGAGAACTACCGTGTCCTCATCACGAAGATGCCGCCGCCGCCGGAGCCCGAAGGCAACAACCTTCGGGCCGCGCTAGAGCGCGCAAACGTTCCCGTTTTCTCCGTCGGCATTCCCAGGCTGAAAGCATTCGAGCGTGCCGCCGCAGGTGGATTGCTCGTTTCGCAAGTCGATGATCCACGCGCCAAACGCGCGTGGGAAGCCTACCTCACAACTGGAAAGGAAGCCTTGAAATATGCCAACCGCCACTAA
- a CDS encoding CHAT domain-containing protein, whose protein sequence is MLRSWARNLLVVSGVVIAVLAGGYAYIVTPHHSSAPPESASGLLDRADTLAWGNRWADAKPVYKKAEEAFQREHRLDLALYARVSQIPADETGSVEGKILQLTDDLARPEAQNPETHLRILTIRGMLETNYDAGSARSTWQEVQKLALKTGQVQLATRAVGEQGIAAFLLGDTTTAKKQVVRAWGLSKVERDTAATVRYASVFGAGLVQVHDYKEALTFLDQAIKLANSNPALAYPTIAIYAKIDALSGLKNYHDALSLANASLERIENTPYEEHKAQVLISRGSIFGETGNWKAAIADYKRAISIGIATSNYRDITDAGGKLAQALERTDDLTEALAAINSAIEANTHIPDELYLVPRNLVIKAEITEKMGKATEAESLYREAIASVDIMLTHADTTNTQRYLLSEMSDVYSGFFTFLSNRHRYNEALQVVEHIRGRVEAEALEHHASQPPHIPTPEEKKLTALNISLIATDDPGKREAILNSIRSAELAISPSAIAQEAMTHPVTLTALQRTLQPSAVVIEYVLAEPASHALVITSNTATPYLLPAKSVIEADAVRYRKEIRGRKDDRTLGQQLFNELLKPIPEYSIKTDLVVIPDGSLHLLPFSALVDESGTYVLKTHTVAVAPSSTVYEQLEQRVKGREATNMPYLGVAAWTQQSSQRNPVVRAFLGPTRSELVPLPDSQKEVETIGQELPQPGTILLGSAATETKFKEISSTSTDVVHLALHGYADLDYPDRSALAFAPEPDHTNDGLLQVREIRDLKLNVKLVTLSACDTGVGPVGEVGVANLVNAFIEAGADSVVSTLWELEDHTTEHLMAAFYGKLATGAPKVDALRSAQLELLDSGLPPYFWASFQVVGDAHGNI, encoded by the coding sequence ATGCTGAGATCCTGGGCCAGAAACCTACTTGTTGTTTCCGGCGTTGTTATTGCCGTACTTGCAGGCGGCTACGCATACATCGTCACCCCACACCACAGTTCCGCGCCGCCGGAGTCCGCCTCCGGTCTGCTGGACCGAGCTGACACTCTGGCCTGGGGAAATCGCTGGGCCGATGCAAAACCTGTTTACAAAAAGGCCGAGGAAGCATTCCAGAGAGAACACAGGCTCGATCTTGCACTCTATGCCCGCGTCAGCCAGATTCCTGCAGATGAAACCGGGAGCGTAGAAGGCAAGATTTTGCAGCTTACCGATGACCTGGCAAGGCCTGAAGCTCAAAATCCCGAAACTCATCTTCGCATTCTGACAATTCGCGGGATGTTGGAGACCAACTATGACGCTGGCTCGGCGCGTTCAACTTGGCAAGAGGTGCAGAAACTCGCTCTAAAAACGGGCCAGGTACAGCTTGCTACGCGAGCGGTCGGGGAGCAGGGAATTGCCGCCTTCTTGCTCGGCGACACGACCACAGCCAAGAAGCAAGTTGTCAGAGCTTGGGGACTCTCCAAAGTAGAGCGAGACACTGCAGCCACGGTGAGATACGCGAGCGTTTTTGGGGCTGGCTTGGTCCAGGTGCATGACTACAAGGAAGCTTTGACTTTTCTGGACCAAGCGATCAAGTTGGCAAACTCAAACCCAGCGCTTGCGTATCCGACAATCGCAATTTACGCCAAGATCGACGCTCTATCAGGGCTAAAGAACTATCACGATGCCCTTTCTTTGGCTAACGCCTCTCTCGAAAGAATCGAGAACACCCCTTACGAAGAACACAAGGCCCAGGTGCTCATCTCGCGAGGTTCAATCTTTGGAGAAACGGGAAACTGGAAAGCTGCAATTGCCGATTACAAACGGGCCATATCGATAGGGATCGCAACGAGCAACTATCGCGACATCACGGATGCTGGCGGAAAGCTCGCCCAGGCGCTTGAACGTACCGATGACTTGACCGAAGCGCTCGCTGCGATCAACAGCGCCATCGAAGCAAACACTCATATCCCGGATGAGTTGTACTTGGTTCCGCGAAATCTCGTGATCAAAGCAGAGATCACAGAAAAGATGGGCAAGGCGACCGAAGCCGAAAGCCTCTACCGAGAAGCGATCGCGTCGGTCGACATTATGCTCACGCACGCCGACACCACGAATACACAGCGATACCTGCTGAGTGAAATGAGCGATGTTTACTCGGGGTTCTTCACTTTTCTTTCCAATAGGCATCGCTACAACGAAGCCCTACAAGTGGTGGAGCACATTCGCGGCCGGGTTGAGGCAGAAGCTCTTGAGCATCACGCTTCACAGCCCCCTCATATTCCAACACCGGAAGAGAAGAAGCTCACAGCGCTCAACATCTCGCTCATTGCAACAGACGACCCTGGCAAAAGAGAAGCAATTCTGAACTCCATTCGGAGCGCAGAGCTTGCAATCAGTCCGAGCGCAATCGCACAGGAGGCCATGACTCACCCAGTCACGCTCACTGCTCTCCAGAGAACACTGCAACCATCGGCAGTAGTGATCGAATACGTGCTTGCAGAGCCTGCCTCACACGCGCTGGTCATCACTAGCAACACAGCCACACCGTATCTGTTGCCAGCAAAGAGTGTCATAGAAGCCGATGCAGTTCGGTATCGAAAGGAGATTCGCGGGCGCAAGGATGATCGCACCCTGGGGCAGCAACTCTTCAACGAGCTGCTCAAGCCGATTCCGGAGTACAGCATTAAGACCGATCTCGTTGTCATACCGGATGGCTCATTGCATCTCCTACCGTTCTCGGCCTTGGTTGACGAAAGCGGTACATATGTACTCAAGACGCACACAGTCGCCGTTGCACCATCGAGCACCGTTTATGAGCAGCTTGAACAAAGAGTGAAGGGCAGGGAAGCGACGAATATGCCCTATCTGGGTGTTGCCGCCTGGACTCAACAGAGCTCGCAAAGAAATCCCGTTGTCAGAGCTTTCTTAGGGCCTACTCGCAGCGAGTTGGTTCCTCTACCCGACAGTCAAAAAGAAGTCGAAACCATCGGCCAAGAGCTTCCTCAGCCAGGGACGATCCTTCTCGGGTCCGCAGCAACGGAGACGAAGTTCAAGGAAATTTCGTCAACAAGCACTGACGTGGTTCATCTAGCTCTTCATGGGTACGCAGACTTGGACTATCCGGACCGTTCAGCACTGGCCTTTGCGCCGGAGCCTGACCATACGAATGACGGATTACTCCAAGTCCGGGAGATCCGGGATCTGAAACTCAACGTGAAGCTGGTGACTCTGTCGGCCTGTGACACCGGCGTCGGCCCTGTTGGCGAGGTAGGAGTGGCAAACCTAGTCAACGCATTCATAGAAGCTGGGGCAGACTCGGTGGTTTCAACACTATGGGAGCTTGAGGATCACACGACGGAACATCTGATGGCGGCCTTCTACGGCAAGCTCGCAACCGGAGCGCCAAAGGTCGATGCGCTCCGGTCAGCTCAACTGGAATTGCTCGATAGCGGCCTGCCCCCATACTTCTGGGCAAGCTTTCAGGTGGTTGGTGATGCGCATGGAAACATCTAG
- a CDS encoding helix-turn-helix domain-containing protein, with protein sequence MLRYDYKEFSAAFGKKVKELRKARGLTLRAMIVEHGFHLTQFQRIEKGEGVSVPTLLRIAEVFQMPLEKLVAGLGLVEDSDSRPKISKGAKK encoded by the coding sequence ATGCTCCGGTACGACTACAAAGAGTTTTCAGCGGCATTCGGTAAGAAGGTCAAAGAACTGCGCAAGGCGCGCGGGCTGACTTTGCGCGCAATGATCGTTGAACATGGTTTTCATTTGACCCAGTTCCAGCGAATAGAAAAGGGCGAGGGTGTGTCAGTGCCGACACTTTTGCGCATAGCCGAGGTGTTCCAAATGCCCCTTGAAAAACTCGTCGCAGGCCTTGGTTTAGTTGAAGATTCTGACTCACGTCCGAAGATTTCAAAGGGTGCAAAGAAGTAG
- a CDS encoding single-stranded DNA-binding protein: MINDLNKTLQIGHLGADPKQASENAPVTFSIATSEKWTDDEKNWQTRTDWHTIVVFGNLRSYAKKLKKGDRIFVEGKLRNNNYEKEVGGEKVTMYSAEILASAIELVTAKDTE; the protein is encoded by the coding sequence ATGATTAACGACCTCAACAAGACCCTTCAGATTGGACACCTCGGAGCCGATCCGAAGCAGGCAAGCGAGAACGCTCCAGTCACCTTCAGCATCGCGACCTCTGAGAAGTGGACAGACGACGAAAAGAACTGGCAGACCCGTACCGACTGGCACACCATTGTGGTCTTTGGAAACCTTCGCTCTTACGCAAAGAAGCTCAAGAAGGGCGACCGGATTTTCGTCGAAGGAAAGCTGAGGAACAACAACTATGAGAAGGAAGTTGGTGGCGAGAAGGTGACCATGTACAGCGCCGAGATTCTTGCTTCTGCGATTGAGCTGGTCACCGCGAAGGATACCGAATAA
- a CDS encoding sigma-70 family RNA polymerase sigma factor: MNRMTLHLVNADGSAVSAEIENAVKRAFVWVIRDYPHVDSALVANWAEDVAAAMQCRADEISSPIRYAQAALKGKVHDWLRSATAREEVVGIGFDLERLAGTSGSFEKSVERHILFQQLKEVLNERDRMILYLLLEDKTSPKDVAAVLNTSYPAAAQAIKRVKDRIANTLRGPRKNDGEGRLPSQFCETKG, from the coding sequence ATGAACCGGATGACCCTACATCTCGTGAATGCCGATGGGAGCGCGGTTAGCGCAGAGATTGAGAACGCTGTTAAACGAGCCTTCGTCTGGGTGATCCGAGATTACCCACATGTTGATTCCGCTCTGGTTGCGAACTGGGCTGAAGACGTGGCTGCCGCGATGCAGTGCCGTGCAGACGAAATATCCTCCCCTATCCGTTATGCGCAGGCCGCCCTTAAAGGGAAAGTGCATGATTGGCTTCGAAGTGCGACAGCAAGAGAAGAGGTTGTGGGTATTGGCTTTGACCTGGAGAGGTTGGCTGGCACGAGCGGGTCATTTGAAAAATCGGTCGAACGCCACATACTGTTCCAGCAACTAAAAGAAGTATTGAATGAGCGGGATCGGATGATTCTGTATCTTCTCCTCGAAGACAAAACGAGCCCCAAAGATGTTGCGGCTGTACTGAACACTTCCTACCCTGCTGCGGCGCAAGCCATAAAGAGGGTCAAAGACCGAATTGCGAACACGTTGCGTGGCCCCCGGAAGAACGATGGAGAGGGCCGCCTCCCATCGCAATTTTGCGAGACGAAAGGGTAA
- a CDS encoding ArdC family protein, translating to MSKPNGDKLNIYQIVTDRIIASLEKGVVPWEKPWKTPRYAGGVFPRNFCTGKPYRGVNIMLLWGTGFSSPFWLTFKQAQELGGSVRKGERSERIVFYKQLAQRSKADQQGEDETETKRPPFMLTYYNVFNVEQCDGLDVPTIEEPLPNMVETDSACEAIVNNWAGRPNIRTEIESESRAYYRPSTDSVHLPARFRFIDTAHYYKTLFHELIHSTGHESRLARAFGVNFGDELYSKEELIAETGAAFLSAIAGIATEHSEENTTAYIQHWISALKQDNRLIVQAAASAQRAVDLIKGEGAAVEQGSEGETDETGFPSTDRMLLAA from the coding sequence ATGAGCAAGCCTAACGGAGACAAACTCAACATCTACCAGATCGTCACAGACCGGATTATCGCAAGTCTCGAAAAAGGCGTCGTCCCATGGGAGAAGCCTTGGAAGACCCCTCGTTATGCAGGCGGTGTCTTTCCGCGAAACTTCTGCACCGGCAAGCCATACCGAGGCGTGAATATTATGCTCCTTTGGGGCACGGGGTTTAGCTCTCCGTTCTGGCTCACTTTCAAACAGGCCCAGGAGTTGGGCGGTTCAGTTCGCAAGGGTGAGCGCAGCGAGCGGATCGTTTTTTACAAGCAACTTGCACAGCGCTCCAAAGCGGATCAGCAGGGCGAGGATGAGACCGAAACCAAGCGCCCCCCCTTCATGCTCACCTATTACAACGTCTTCAACGTAGAACAATGCGACGGCCTCGACGTGCCGACCATTGAAGAGCCTCTGCCGAACATGGTTGAGACGGACAGCGCCTGCGAGGCTATCGTGAACAATTGGGCCGGACGGCCCAACATTCGGACAGAGATTGAATCAGAAAGCCGAGCTTACTATCGCCCAAGCACTGATTCCGTTCATCTGCCCGCTCGTTTTCGTTTCATCGATACGGCCCACTACTACAAGACCCTCTTTCACGAATTGATTCATAGCACCGGCCACGAGAGTCGCCTCGCTAGGGCTTTCGGAGTGAATTTTGGCGATGAGCTTTACAGCAAAGAGGAGCTGATTGCAGAGACAGGTGCAGCCTTTCTCAGTGCTATCGCTGGAATCGCCACGGAACATTCCGAAGAAAACACCACCGCGTACATCCAGCACTGGATCAGCGCTCTGAAACAGGACAACAGGCTGATTGTTCAGGCAGCGGCCTCTGCGCAACGCGCGGTGGACTTGATCAAAGGTGAAGGTGCTGCGGTTGAGCAGGGAAGCGAGGGGGAGACCGACGAGACGGGCTTCCCATCGACTGATCGAATGCTTCTAGCAGCCTAA
- a CDS encoding S41 family peptidase — translation MTKTNTLLPEVKRDVLKNVLKTLENKFYKPELLGATWQDAVSTHRGSIEDAPTTDAFESEVSNLLQTLKTSHLGFFHGDARRASSRAALSATYLLTDTGTHGQRWVFQDVHEGGAAATARIKPGDILLAVDGRDIAPPEHPVFPMGKTSELVVVGSDSAKRTVSVTVARPKGKKLQYVEPTLVIAKTPALNIGYLKVAMFPGMVGVDIANAMSAAIRDLGAIKGLIVDLRGNTGGGAGSLRLMSLLTDGKIPVGFAADKKWAEKDLSGLKGSFPRFDSIPEKSQFLWLLALRFLPTLITKSPVVLETEGLGAKPYHGRVVLLVNRHTASAAEMVTIFAKENHLATIVGEPTAGRLLSATSAKVGHGFRLALPTGAYYTWNGTALEGSPIEPDYLEEFAWEERRDGVDAQLAKAIELLNV, via the coding sequence ATGACGAAGACGAACACCCTGCTCCCCGAAGTAAAGCGCGATGTTCTCAAGAATGTCCTGAAGACTCTGGAAAACAAGTTCTACAAGCCTGAATTGCTTGGCGCTACGTGGCAGGATGCCGTCTCAACTCATCGTGGGTCGATTGAAGATGCCCCGACGACTGATGCCTTCGAGTCGGAGGTCTCAAATCTACTTCAAACACTCAAAACCTCTCATCTGGGCTTTTTTCACGGGGACGCGCGTAGAGCGTCTAGCCGCGCTGCTCTAAGCGCGACGTACCTGTTAACGGACACCGGCACGCACGGGCAACGGTGGGTCTTCCAGGATGTCCATGAAGGCGGCGCTGCTGCCACCGCTCGGATCAAACCGGGAGACATACTTCTGGCCGTGGACGGTCGTGACATCGCCCCACCTGAACACCCGGTCTTTCCGATGGGTAAGACATCGGAACTGGTTGTTGTTGGAAGTGACAGTGCAAAGCGAACGGTGAGCGTGACAGTGGCCAGACCAAAGGGTAAGAAGCTCCAATATGTTGAGCCGACCCTCGTTATAGCGAAGACACCAGCCCTAAACATTGGCTATCTGAAGGTCGCCATGTTTCCAGGCATGGTCGGAGTTGACATCGCAAATGCCATGTCGGCGGCGATCAGAGATTTAGGGGCTATCAAGGGCTTGATAGTTGATCTACGCGGAAATACTGGCGGGGGAGCTGGCTCGCTCAGGCTCATGAGCCTTCTGACAGATGGCAAGATTCCGGTGGGCTTCGCCGCTGACAAGAAGTGGGCCGAAAAAGATCTTTCCGGCTTGAAAGGATCATTTCCCCGCTTCGACAGCATCCCCGAGAAATCGCAATTCCTATGGCTTCTCGCTCTACGCTTCCTGCCTACTCTCATCACCAAGTCACCTGTCGTTCTTGAAACGGAAGGCCTTGGTGCTAAGCCGTATCACGGAAGGGTGGTTCTCCTAGTGAATCGCCACACTGCCAGTGCTGCTGAGATGGTCACGATATTCGCCAAGGAAAACCACTTGGCGACTATCGTTGGAGAACCAACCGCGGGCCGTCTGCTGTCTGCCACATCGGCGAAGGTAGGCCACGGCTTCCGTTTGGCTCTCCCAACCGGGGCGTACTACACATGGAACGGGACCGCTCTGGAGGGAAGTCCGATCGAACCTGACTACCTTGAAGAGTTTGCCTGGGAAGAACGCCGTGACGGGGTGGATGCGCAGCTTGCTAAGGCAATTGAACTTCTAAACGTCTAG